From the Lolium rigidum isolate FL_2022 chromosome 2, APGP_CSIRO_Lrig_0.1, whole genome shotgun sequence genome, one window contains:
- the LOC124693518 gene encoding sucrose transport protein SUT4-like isoform X1: MDSGGGGGGATAIRVPYRHLRDAEMELVSLNTTTNSSPRAPKDHQPRREGEDGGGAGSRTGDTPKYRVVLACMVAAGVQFGWALQLSLLTPYIQTLGIDHAMASFIWLCGPITGFIVQPCVGVWSDKCRSKYGRRRPFILAGCVLICAAVTLIGFSADLGYILGDTTEHCSTYKGLRYRAAIIFILGFWMLDLANNTVQGPARALLADLSGPGQSNSANAIFCSWMAVGNVIGFSAGASGNWHKWFPFLMTRACCEACGNLKAAFLIAVVFLVFCMSVTLYFAEETPLEPKDVHRLSDSAPLLNGSRDNDGASSEQTNGRVNGHADANNAPASSSPEDFVDVGSNSNKDTVEAFNDGPGAVLVNILTSMRHLPPGMYSVLLVMALTWLSWFPFFLFDTDWMGREVYHGDPNGNLSERKAYDDGVREGAFGLLLNSVVLGIGSFLVDPLCRMMGARLVWAISNFIVFVCMMATTILSWISFNLYSSKLHHIIGADKTVRNSALVLFSLLGLPLSITYSVPFSVTAELTAGTGGGQGLATGVLNLAIVAPQIVVSLGAGPWDALFGGGNVPAFALASVFSLAAGVLAVLKLPKLSNNYQSAGFHVG; encoded by the exons ATGGActccggcggcgggggaggcgggGCCACGGCCATCCGGGTGCCGTACCGCCACCTCCGCGACGCCGAGATGGAGCTAGTCAGCCtcaacaccaccaccaactcCAGCCCACGCGCTCCAAAGGACCACCAGCCGCGCCGggagggcgaggacggcggcggcgcgggcagcAGGACgggcgacacgcccaagtaccgGGTCGTGCTGGCCTGCATGGTCGCCGCGGGAGTCCAGTTCGGGTGGGCGCTCCAGCTATCCCTCCTCACGCCCTACATCCAG ACTCTAGGAATAGACCATGCCATGGCATCCTTCATTTGGCTCTGTGGCCCAATCACCGGTTTCATA GTTCAACCTTGCGTTGGTGTGTGGAGTGACAAGTGCCGCTCCAAGTACGGAAGGAGACGCCCCTTCATTCTGGCTGGATGCGTGCTGATATGTGCCGCT GTAACTTTGATCGGGTTTTCTGCAGACCTCGGTTACATCTTAGGGGATACCACTGAGCACTGCAG tacgtacaaaggtctaaggtatCGAGCTGCTATTATTTTCATTCTGGGATTCTGGATGTTGGACCTTGCAAACAATACGGTGCAA GGACCTGCTCGTGCCCTTTTGGCTGATCTTTCAG GTCCTGGTCAATCTAATTCGGCGAATGCAATATTCTGCTCATGGATGGCCGTCGGAAATGTTATTGGCTTTTCAGCTGGTGCAAGCGGGAACTGGCACAA GTGGTTTCCTTTTCTAATGACAAGAGCCTGTTGCGAAGCTTGTGGTAATTTGAAAGCAGCTTTCTTAATTGCAGTT GTATTCCTTGTGTTTTGTATGTCTGTTACACTTTACTTTGCTGAAGAAACCCCGCTGGAACCAAAGGATGTACACCGGTTATCTGACTCTGCCCCTTTACTGAATGGCTCTAGAGATAATGATGGTGCATCGAGTGAACAAACCAACGGAAGAGTTAACGGTCACGCGGATGCAAACAATGCTCCAGCTAGCTCCAGTCCTGAGGATTTTGTAGATGTGGGCTCCAACTCGAACAAAGACACCGTTGAGGCTTTCAATGATGGACCAGGAGCGGTTTTGGTTAACATTTTGACTAGCATGAGGCATCTACCTCCTGGAATGTATTCCGTGCTTCTGGTTATGGCTCTCACATGG tTGTCATGGTTTCCCTTTTTCCTTTTCGACACTGACTGGATGGGGCGTGAGGTTTATCACGGGGACCCAAATGGAAACTTGAGTGAAAGGAAAGCTTATGACGATGGTGTCCGAGAAGGTGCATTTGGTTTGCTATTGAATTCA GTTGTCCTTGGGATTGGCTCTTTCCTTGTTGATCCATTGTGCCGTATGATGGGCGCTAGATTGGTTTGGGCAATCAGCAACTTCATAGTGTTTGTCTGCATGATGGCTACGACAATACTAAGTTGGATCTCATTTAACCTGTACTCAAGTAAACTTCATCACATCATCGGAGCAGATAAAACAGTCAGAAATTCAGCGCTGGTTCTTTTCTCTCTTCTCGGATTGCCACTCTCT ATCACTTACAGCGTTCCGTTTTCTGTGACTGCTGAGCTGACTGCCGGAACAGGAGGTGGCCAAG GTTTGGCCACTGGAGTTCTAAATCTCGCTATCGTCGCTCCTCAG ATAGTAGTGTCACTCGGAGCAGGTCCATGGGACGCCCTCTTTGGGGGAGGGAACGTCCCCGCATTTGCTCTGGCTTCGGTCTTCTCGCTGGCAGCCGGAGTGCTCGCGGTGCTGAAGCTACCTAAGCTGTCAAACAACTACCAATCCGCTGGCTTCCACGTCGGCTGA
- the LOC124693519 gene encoding sucrose transport protein SUT4-like isoform X2, with amino-acid sequence MHIDMCRYLGYMLGDTTEHCSTYKGLRYRAAIIFILGFWMLDLANNTVQGPARALLADLSGPGQSNSANAIFCSWMAVGNVIGFSAGASGNWHKWFPFLMTRACCEACGNLKAAFLIAVVFLVFCMSVTLYFAEEIPLEPKDVHRLSDSAPLLNGSRDNDGASSEQTNGRVNGHADANNAPASSSPEDFVDVGSNSNKDTVEAFNDGPGAVLVNILTSMRHLPPGMYSVLLVMALTWLSWFPFFLFDTDWMGREVYHGDPNGNLSERKAYDDGVREGAFGLLLNSVVLGIGSFLVDPLCRMMGARLVWAISNFIVFVCMMATTILSWISFNLYSSKLHHIIGADKTVRNSALVLFSLLGLPLSITYSVPFSVTAELTAGTGGGQGLATGVLNLAIVAPQIVVSLGAGPWDALFGGGNVPAFALASVFSLAAGVLAVLKLPKLSNNYQSAGFHVG; translated from the exons ATGCATATTGATATGTGCCGCT ACCTCGGTTACATGTTAGGGGATACCACCGAGCACTGCAG TACATACAAAGGTCTAAGATATCGAGCTGCTATTATTTTCATTCTGGGATTCTGGATGTTGGACCTTGCAAACAATACAGTGCAA GGACCTGCACGTGCCCTTTTGGCTGATCTTTCAG GTCCTGGTCAATCTAATTCGGCGAATGCAATATTCTGCTCATGGATGGCCGTTGGAAATGTTATTGGCTTTTCAGCTGGTGCAAGCGGGAACTGGCACAA GTGGTTTCCTTTTCTAATGACAAGAGCCTGTTGCGAAGCTTGTGGTAATTTGAAAGCAGCTTTCTTAATTGCAGTT GTATTCCTTGTGTTTTGTATGTCTGTTACCCTTTACTTTGCTGAAGAAATCCCGCTGGAACCAAAGGATGTACACCGGTTATCTGACTCTGCCCCTTTACTGAATGGCTCTAGAGATAATGATGGTGCATCGAGTGAACAAACCAACGGAAGAGTTAACGGTCACGCGGATGCAAACAATGCTCCAGCTAGCTCCAGTCCTGAGGATTTTGTAGATGTGGGCTCCAACTCGAACAAAGACACCGTTGAGGCTTTCAATGATGGACCAGGAGCGGTTTTGGTTAACATTTTGACTAGCATGAGGCATCTACCTCCTGGAATGTATTCCGTGCTTCTGGTTATGGCTCTCACATGG tTGTCATGGTTTCCCTTTTTCCTTTTCGACACTGACTGGATGGGGCGTGAGGTTTATCACGGGGACCCAAATGGAAACTTGAGTGAAAGGAAAGCTTATGACGATGGTGTCCGAGAAGGTGCATTTGGTTTGCTATTGAATTCA GTTGTCCTTGGGATTGGCTCTTTCCTTGTTGATCCATTGTGCCGTATGATGGGCGCTAGATTGGTTTGGGCAATCAGCAACTTCATAGTGTTTGTCTGCATGATGGCTACGACAATACTAAGTTGGATCTCATTTAACCTGTACTCAAGTAAACTTCATCACATCATCGGAGCAGATAAAACAGTCAGAAATTCAGCGCTGGTTCTTTTCTCTCTTCTCGGATTGCCACTCTCT ATCACTTACAGCGTTCCGTTTTCTGTGACTGCTGAGCTGACTGCCGGAACAGGAGGTGGCCAAG GTTTGGCCACTGGAGTTCTAAATCTCGCTATCGTCGCTCCTCAG ATAGTAGTCTCACTCGGAGCAGGTCCATGGGACGCCCTCTTCGGGGGAGGGAACGTCCCCGCATTTGCCCTGGCTTCGGTCTTCTCGCTGGCAGCCGGAGTGCTTGCAGTGCTAAAGCTACCTAAGCTGTCAAACAACTACCAATCCGCCGGCTTCCACGTTGGCTGA
- the LOC124693518 gene encoding sucrose transport protein SUT4-like isoform X2: MRADMCRYLGYILGDTTEHCSTYKGLRYRAAIIFILGFWMLDLANNTVQGPARALLADLSGPGQSNSANAIFCSWMAVGNVIGFSAGASGNWHKWFPFLMTRACCEACGNLKAAFLIAVVFLVFCMSVTLYFAEETPLEPKDVHRLSDSAPLLNGSRDNDGASSEQTNGRVNGHADANNAPASSSPEDFVDVGSNSNKDTVEAFNDGPGAVLVNILTSMRHLPPGMYSVLLVMALTWLSWFPFFLFDTDWMGREVYHGDPNGNLSERKAYDDGVREGAFGLLLNSVVLGIGSFLVDPLCRMMGARLVWAISNFIVFVCMMATTILSWISFNLYSSKLHHIIGADKTVRNSALVLFSLLGLPLSITYSVPFSVTAELTAGTGGGQGLATGVLNLAIVAPQIVVSLGAGPWDALFGGGNVPAFALASVFSLAAGVLAVLKLPKLSNNYQSAGFHVG; the protein is encoded by the exons ATGCGTGCTGATATGTGCCGCT ACCTCGGTTACATCTTAGGGGATACCACTGAGCACTGCAG tacgtacaaaggtctaaggtatCGAGCTGCTATTATTTTCATTCTGGGATTCTGGATGTTGGACCTTGCAAACAATACGGTGCAA GGACCTGCTCGTGCCCTTTTGGCTGATCTTTCAG GTCCTGGTCAATCTAATTCGGCGAATGCAATATTCTGCTCATGGATGGCCGTCGGAAATGTTATTGGCTTTTCAGCTGGTGCAAGCGGGAACTGGCACAA GTGGTTTCCTTTTCTAATGACAAGAGCCTGTTGCGAAGCTTGTGGTAATTTGAAAGCAGCTTTCTTAATTGCAGTT GTATTCCTTGTGTTTTGTATGTCTGTTACACTTTACTTTGCTGAAGAAACCCCGCTGGAACCAAAGGATGTACACCGGTTATCTGACTCTGCCCCTTTACTGAATGGCTCTAGAGATAATGATGGTGCATCGAGTGAACAAACCAACGGAAGAGTTAACGGTCACGCGGATGCAAACAATGCTCCAGCTAGCTCCAGTCCTGAGGATTTTGTAGATGTGGGCTCCAACTCGAACAAAGACACCGTTGAGGCTTTCAATGATGGACCAGGAGCGGTTTTGGTTAACATTTTGACTAGCATGAGGCATCTACCTCCTGGAATGTATTCCGTGCTTCTGGTTATGGCTCTCACATGG tTGTCATGGTTTCCCTTTTTCCTTTTCGACACTGACTGGATGGGGCGTGAGGTTTATCACGGGGACCCAAATGGAAACTTGAGTGAAAGGAAAGCTTATGACGATGGTGTCCGAGAAGGTGCATTTGGTTTGCTATTGAATTCA GTTGTCCTTGGGATTGGCTCTTTCCTTGTTGATCCATTGTGCCGTATGATGGGCGCTAGATTGGTTTGGGCAATCAGCAACTTCATAGTGTTTGTCTGCATGATGGCTACGACAATACTAAGTTGGATCTCATTTAACCTGTACTCAAGTAAACTTCATCACATCATCGGAGCAGATAAAACAGTCAGAAATTCAGCGCTGGTTCTTTTCTCTCTTCTCGGATTGCCACTCTCT ATCACTTACAGCGTTCCGTTTTCTGTGACTGCTGAGCTGACTGCCGGAACAGGAGGTGGCCAAG GTTTGGCCACTGGAGTTCTAAATCTCGCTATCGTCGCTCCTCAG ATAGTAGTGTCACTCGGAGCAGGTCCATGGGACGCCCTCTTTGGGGGAGGGAACGTCCCCGCATTTGCTCTGGCTTCGGTCTTCTCGCTGGCAGCCGGAGTGCTCGCGGTGCTGAAGCTACCTAAGCTGTCAAACAACTACCAATCCGCTGGCTTCCACGTCGGCTGA
- the LOC124693519 gene encoding sucrose transport protein SUT4-like isoform X1 has product MDSGGGGGGATAIRVPYRHLRDAEMELVSLNTTSSSPRAPKDHQTRREGEDGGGAGSRNGDTPKYRVVLACMVAAGVQFGWALQLSLLTPYIQTLGIDHAMASFIWLCGPITGFIVQPCVGVWSDKCRSKYGRRRPFILAGCILICAAVTLIGFSADLGYMLGDTTEHCSTYKGLRYRAAIIFILGFWMLDLANNTVQGPARALLADLSGPGQSNSANAIFCSWMAVGNVIGFSAGASGNWHKWFPFLMTRACCEACGNLKAAFLIAVVFLVFCMSVTLYFAEEIPLEPKDVHRLSDSAPLLNGSRDNDGASSEQTNGRVNGHADANNAPASSSPEDFVDVGSNSNKDTVEAFNDGPGAVLVNILTSMRHLPPGMYSVLLVMALTWLSWFPFFLFDTDWMGREVYHGDPNGNLSERKAYDDGVREGAFGLLLNSVVLGIGSFLVDPLCRMMGARLVWAISNFIVFVCMMATTILSWISFNLYSSKLHHIIGADKTVRNSALVLFSLLGLPLSITYSVPFSVTAELTAGTGGGQGLATGVLNLAIVAPQIVVSLGAGPWDALFGGGNVPAFALASVFSLAAGVLAVLKLPKLSNNYQSAGFHVG; this is encoded by the exons ATGGActccggcggcgggggaggcgggGCCACGGCAATCCGGGTGCCGTACCGCCACCTCCGCGACGCCGAGATGGAGCTAGTCAGCCTCAACACCACCTCCTCCAGCCCACGCGCTCCAAAGGACCACCAGACGCGCCGggagggcgaggacggcggcggggCGGGCAGCAGGAACGGCGACACTCCCAAGTACCGGGTCGTGCTGGCATGCATGGTCGCCGCGGGAGTCCAGTTCGGCTGGGCGCTCCAGCTCTCCCTCCTCACGCCCTACATCCAG ACTCTAGGAATAGACCATGCCATGGCATCCTTCATTTGGCTCTGTGGCCCAATCACCGGTTTCATA GTTCAACCTTGCGTTGGTGTGTGGAGTGACAAGTGCCGCTCCAAGTACGGAAGGAGACGGCCCTTCATTTTGGCTGGATGCATATTGATATGTGCCGCT GTAACTTTGATCGGGTTTTCTGCAGACCTCGGTTACATGTTAGGGGATACCACCGAGCACTGCAG TACATACAAAGGTCTAAGATATCGAGCTGCTATTATTTTCATTCTGGGATTCTGGATGTTGGACCTTGCAAACAATACAGTGCAA GGACCTGCACGTGCCCTTTTGGCTGATCTTTCAG GTCCTGGTCAATCTAATTCGGCGAATGCAATATTCTGCTCATGGATGGCCGTTGGAAATGTTATTGGCTTTTCAGCTGGTGCAAGCGGGAACTGGCACAA GTGGTTTCCTTTTCTAATGACAAGAGCCTGTTGCGAAGCTTGTGGTAATTTGAAAGCAGCTTTCTTAATTGCAGTT GTATTCCTTGTGTTTTGTATGTCTGTTACCCTTTACTTTGCTGAAGAAATCCCGCTGGAACCAAAGGATGTACACCGGTTATCTGACTCTGCCCCTTTACTGAATGGCTCTAGAGATAATGATGGTGCATCGAGTGAACAAACCAACGGAAGAGTTAACGGTCACGCGGATGCAAACAATGCTCCAGCTAGCTCCAGTCCTGAGGATTTTGTAGATGTGGGCTCCAACTCGAACAAAGACACCGTTGAGGCTTTCAATGATGGACCAGGAGCGGTTTTGGTTAACATTTTGACTAGCATGAGGCATCTACCTCCTGGAATGTATTCCGTGCTTCTGGTTATGGCTCTCACATGG tTGTCATGGTTTCCCTTTTTCCTTTTCGACACTGACTGGATGGGGCGTGAGGTTTATCACGGGGACCCAAATGGAAACTTGAGTGAAAGGAAAGCTTATGACGATGGTGTCCGAGAAGGTGCATTTGGTTTGCTATTGAATTCA GTTGTCCTTGGGATTGGCTCTTTCCTTGTTGATCCATTGTGCCGTATGATGGGCGCTAGATTGGTTTGGGCAATCAGCAACTTCATAGTGTTTGTCTGCATGATGGCTACGACAATACTAAGTTGGATCTCATTTAACCTGTACTCAAGTAAACTTCATCACATCATCGGAGCAGATAAAACAGTCAGAAATTCAGCGCTGGTTCTTTTCTCTCTTCTCGGATTGCCACTCTCT ATCACTTACAGCGTTCCGTTTTCTGTGACTGCTGAGCTGACTGCCGGAACAGGAGGTGGCCAAG GTTTGGCCACTGGAGTTCTAAATCTCGCTATCGTCGCTCCTCAG ATAGTAGTCTCACTCGGAGCAGGTCCATGGGACGCCCTCTTCGGGGGAGGGAACGTCCCCGCATTTGCCCTGGCTTCGGTCTTCTCGCTGGCAGCCGGAGTGCTTGCAGTGCTAAAGCTACCTAAGCTGTCAAACAACTACCAATCCGCCGGCTTCCACGTTGGCTGA
- the LOC124691009 gene encoding splicing factor 3B subunit 2-like, whose protein sequence is MAAEPSSDLPNGASASAAAGKKSRESDRRRRRRKQKKNKAPSAAAAAADADADAAEEDKPDSKPPVEIEVEYVAEEPDLADGLLADFKTIFEKFTFKDTPAADEDGEKKDEAGADAAKKGSGSDSDDDEQDAQQKKKEGGISNKKKKLEQRMKIAELKQICNRPDVVEVWDATASDPKLLVYLKSYRNTVPVPRHWSQKRKFLQGKRGIEKQPFQLPDFIAATGIEKIRQAYIEKEDSKKLKQKQRERMQPKMGKMDIDYQVLHDAFFKYQTKPKLSSHGDLYYEGKEFEVKLREMKPGMLSRELKEALGMPDGAPPPWLINMQRYGPPPSYPSLKIPGLNAPIPLGATFGYRPGEWGKPPVDEHGRPSMEMFLASYNRMNLIMMRSLLTAASTGETWRRKRKRRKKRRRKRKMNQWKMKTWRKASSLSKPCQALPLALKHLMLLIFVNNKGKSLKGKPKSSYTRFLSRKRKRSHLGHSMDQAIRMLSGHRIKLELKG, encoded by the exons ATGGCCGCCGAACCTAGCTCCGACCTCCCCAAcggggcctccgcctccgccgccgccgggaagAAATCGCGGGAGAGcgaccgccgccggcgccgccggaagcagaagaagaacaaggccccttccgctgccgccgccgccgctgatgcGGACGCCGACGCGGCCGAGGAGGACAAGCCCGATTCAAAACCCCCG GTGGAGATCGAGGTCGAGTACGTGGCGGAGGAGCCGGACCTCGCCGACGGCCTCCTCGCCGACTTCAAGACCATCTTCGAGAAGTTCACCTTCAAGGACACCCCCGCCGCCGACGAG GATGGGGAGAAGAAGGACGAGGCTGGCGCCGATGCGGCCAAGAAGGGGTCCGGGTCTGATTCGGACGACGATGAGCAGGATGCCcagcagaagaagaaggaaggaggCATCTCCAATAAGAAGAAGAAA TTGGAGCAAAGGATGAAGATTGCAGAGCTGAAGCAGATATGCAACAGGCCTGATGTCGTTGAA GTCTGGGATGCGACTGCATCAGATCCCAAGTTACTTGTCTATCTGAAGTCTTACAGGAACACTGTACCTGTCCCAAGGCACTGGTCTCAAAAGAGGAAATTCTTGCAG GGCAAGAGAGGTATAGAGAAGCAACCGTTCCAACTTCCTGACTTCATTGCTGCAACTGGAATAGAAAAAATAAGACAG GCATATATCGAGAAAGAGGATAGcaaaaagttgaagcaaaagcaGCGGGAGCGTATGCAGCCAAAAATGGGAAAGATGGATATAGATTATCAG GTTTTGCACGACGCCTTCTTCAAATATCAAACTAAACCAAAATTGTCTAGTCATGGTGACCTGTACTACGAAGGGAAAGAGTTTGAG GTCAAACTTAGGGAAATGAAGCCAGGTATGCTGTCCCGAGAACTTAAAGAAGCTCTTGGCATGCCTGATGGTGCGCCACCTCCATGGCTTATAAACATGCAG AGATATGGTCCTCCACCCTCTTATCCTTCGCTGAAGATTCCTGGTCTGAATGCTCCAATTCCTCTTGGTGCTACTTTTGGTTACCGACCTGGGGAATGGGGAAAGCCTCCTGTGGATGAG CATGGGCGGCCCTCTATGGAGATGTTTTTGGCATCCTACAACAGGATGAACCTAATTATGAT GAGGAGCCTGTTGACCGCAGCAAGCACTGGGGAGacctggaggaggaagaggaagaggaggaagaagaggaggaggaagaggaagatgaaccaATGGAAGATGAAGACATGGAGGAAGGCATCCAGTCTGTCGAAACCATGTCAAG CACTCCCACTGGCATTGAAACACCTGATGCTATTGATCTTCGTAAACAACAAAGGAAAGAGCCTGAAAGGCAAACCGAAAAGCAGCTATACCAG GTTCTTGAGCAGAAAGAGGAAAAGATCGCACCTGgggcactctatggatcaagccaTAC GTATGTTGTCGGGGCACAGGATAAAGCTGGAGTTAAAGG GTTGA
- the LOC124693520 gene encoding splicing factor 3B subunit 2-like (The sequence of the model RefSeq protein was modified relative to this genomic sequence to represent the inferred CDS: added 161 bases not found in genome assembly) gives MAAEPSSDLPNGASAATAAGKKSRESDRRRRRRKQKKNKAPSAAAADADADADAAEEDKPDSKPPVEIEVEYVAEEPDLADGLLADFKTIFEKFTFKDTPAADEDGEKKDEAGADAAKKGSGSDSDDDEQDAQQKKKEGGISNKKKKLEQRMKIAELKQICNRPDVVEVWDATASDPKLLVYLKSYRNTVPVPRHWSQKRKFLQGKRGIEKQPFQLPDFIAATGIEKIRQAYIEKEDSKKLKQKQRERMQPKMGKMDIDYQVLHDAFFKYQTKPKLSSHGDLYYEGKEFEVKLREMKPGMLSRELKEALGMPDGAPPPWLINMQRYGPPPSYPSLKIPGLNAPIPLGATFGYRPGEWGKPPVDEHGRPLYGDVFGILQQDEPNYDEEPVDRSKHWGDLEEEEEEEEEEEEEEEDEPMEDEDMEEGIQSVETMSSTPTGIETPDAIDLRKQQRKEPERQTEKQLYQVLEQKEEKIAPGALYGSSHTYVVGAQDKAGVKRVDLLKNQKSDKVDVTIHPEELEVMDDVLAAKYEEAREEEKLRNQKEDFSDMVAENASKRKRKHEKDGKSSKKKDFKF, from the exons GGCCGAGGAGGACAAGCCCGATTCAAAACCCCCG GTGGAGATCGAGGTCGAGTACGTGGCGGAGGAGCCGGACCTCGCCGACGGCCTCCTCGCCGACTTCAAGACCATCTTCGAGAAGTTCACCTTCAAGGACACCCCCGCCGCCGACGAG GATGGGGAGAAGAAGGACGAGGCTGGCGCCGATGCGGCCAAGAAGGGGTCCGGGTCTGATTCGGACGACGATGAGCAGGATGCCcagcagaagaagaaggaaggaggCATCTCCAATAAGAAGAAGAAA CTGGAACAAAGGATGAAGATTGCAGAGCTGAAGCAGATATGCAACAGGCCTGATGTCGTCGAA GTCTGGGATGCGACTGCATCAGATCCCAAGTTACTTGTCTATCTGAAGTCTTACAGGAACACTGTACCTGTCCCAAGGCACTGGTCTCAAAAGAGGAAATTCTTGCAG GGCAAGAGAGGTATAGAGAAGCAACCGTTCCAACTTCCTGACTTCATTGCTGCAACTGGAATAGAAAAAATAAGACAG GCATATATCGAGAAAGAGGATAGcaaaaagttgaagcaaaagcaGCGGGAGCGTATGCAGCCAAAAATGGGGAAGATGGATATAGATTATCAG GTTTTGCACGACGCCTTCTTCAAATATCAAACTAAACCAAAATTGTCTAGTCATGGTGACCTGTACTACGAAGGGAAAGAGTTTGAG GTCAAACTTAGGGAAATGAAGCCAGGTATGCTGTCCCGAGAACTTAAAGAAGCTCTTGGCATGCCTGATGGTGCGCCACCTCCATGGCTTATAAACATGCAG AGATATGGTCCTCCACCCTCTTATCCTTCGCTGAAGATTCCTGGTCTGAATGCTCCAATTCCTCTTGGTGCTACTTTTGGTTACCGACCTGGGGAATGGGGAAAGCCTCCTGTGGATGAG CATGGGCGGCCCCTCTATGGAGATGTTTTTGGCATCCTACAGCAGGATGAACCTAATTATGAT GAGGAGCCTGTTGACCGCAGCAAGCACTGGGGAGacctggaggaggaagaggaagaggaggaagaagaggaggaggaagaggaagatgaaccaATGGAAGATGAAGACATGGAGGAAGGCATCCAGTCTGTCGAAACCATGTCAAG CACTCCCACTGGCATTGAAACACCTGATGCTATTGATCTTCGGAAGCAACAGAGGAAAGAGCCTGAAAGGCAAACCGAAAAGCAGCTATACCAG GTTCTTGAGCAGAAAGAGGAAAAGATCGCACCTGgggcactctatggatcaagccaTAC GTATGTTGTCGGGGCACAGGATAAAGCTGGAGTTAAAAGG GTTGACCTTCTTAAGAATCAAAAGTCCGATAAAGTGGATGTCACAATACACCCTGAGGAACTTGAAGTTATGGATGATGTTTTGGCAGCCAA GTACGAAGAAGCTCGAGAGGAGGAAAAGCTGCGGAACCAGAAGGAAGACTTCAGTGACATGGTGGCGGAG AATGCgagcaagaggaagaggaagcatGAGAAGGACGGGAAATCCTCGAAAAAGAAGGACTTCAAGTTTTAG
- the LOC124688904 gene encoding probable prolyl 4-hydroxylase 3, with the protein MAPTRPLMRGIRPPRVFAGSRNGRASPYALALAALLVASAFLLALIAFGVFSLPVSAPTNLATTGDTETTGSGTAEAADGSSSRRARGRRDLSEGLGERGAQWTEVVSWEPRAFVYHNFLSKEECEYLIGLAKPRMVKSTVVDSTTGKSKDSRVRTSSGMFLQRGRDKVIRAIERRIADYTFIPAENGEGLQVLHYEVGQKYEPHFDYFLDEFNTKNGGQRMATILMYLSDVEEGGETIFPDANVNSSSLAWHNDLSECAKRGLAVKPKMGDALLFWSMRPDATLDPLSLHGGCPVIKGNKWSSTKWLHVNEYKA; encoded by the exons ATGGCGCCGACGCGCCCGCTGATGCGCGGGATCCGCCCGCCGCGCGTCTTCGCCGGCTCCCGGAACGGCCGCGCCTCGCCGTACGCGCTCGCGCTCGCCGCGCTGCTCGTCGCCTCcgccttcctcctcgcgctcatcGCCTTCGGCGTCTTCTCGCTCCCCGTCTCCGCGCCCACCAACCTCGCCACCACCGGCGACACAGAGACCACCGGCTCCGGCACAGCCGAGGCCGCCGACGGCTCAtcctcccgccgcgcccgcgGACGCCGCGACCTCAG CGAGGGGCTCGGCGAGCGGGGCGCGCAGTGGACGGAGGTGGTCTCCTGGGAGCCCAGGGCCTTCGTCTACCACAACTTCCTG TCCAAGGAAGAGTGTGAGTACTTGATTGGATTGGCCAAGCCCCGCATGGTGAAATCAACGGTGGTTGATAGCACCACGGGCAAAAGCAAGGACAGCAGGGTTCGCACAAGTTCAGGCATGTTTCTTCAAAGAGGACGAGACAAGGTTATTCGGGCCATTGAAAGGAGGATAGCTGATTACACCTTCATACCTGCAG AAAATGGAGAGGGACTCCAAGTCCTGCACTATGAAGTTGGGCAGAAGTACGAACCTCATTTTGACTACTTCCTTGATGAGTTCAACACCAAGAATGGTGGTCAAAGGATGGCCACTATTCTCATGTATCT ATCTGATGTTGAAGAAGGAGGTGAGACTATTTTCCCTGATGCAAATGTGAACAGCAGTTCGCTAGCGTGGCACAACGATCTTTCAGAGTGTGCCAAAAGAGGTCTTGCTGTGAAACCGAAGATGGGAGATGCGCTACTTTTCTGGAGCATGAGACCAGATGCCACTCTAGACCCATTAAGTTTGCACG GGGGCTGTCCTGTTATTAAAGGGAATAAGTGGTCATCAACAAAGTGGCTACATGTTAACGAGTACAAAGCTTAA